A region of Pseudomonas cavernicola DNA encodes the following proteins:
- the secE gene encoding preprotein translocase subunit SecE: protein MTVKAEAKDSRFDLLKWLAVAALVVVGVVGNQFFSGEPILYRVLGLLVLAVAAAFVALQTTKGQAFFGLAKEARVEIRKVVWPTRQETTQTTLIVVAVVLVMALLLWGLDSLLGWLVSLIVG from the coding sequence ATGACTGTTAAGGCTGAAGCCAAAGATTCTCGCTTTGATCTGCTTAAGTGGCTGGCAGTTGCTGCTTTGGTAGTGGTTGGCGTGGTCGGCAATCAGTTCTTCTCTGGTGAGCCGATTCTGTACCGTGTCCTGGGCTTGTTGGTGCTCGCAGTTGCTGCTGCGTTTGTGGCACTGCAAACTACCAAGGGGCAAGCGTTCTTCGGGCTCGCAAAAGAAGCTCGTGTTGAAATTCGTAAAGTCGTTTGGCCAACCCGCCAGGAAACCACGCAGACCACGTTGATTGTCGTGGCTGTTGTTTTGGTGATGGCGTTGTTGCTGTGGGGGCTTGACTCCCTGCTGGGCTGGCTTGTTTCCTTGATTGTTGGTTGA
- the tuf gene encoding elongation factor Tu: MAKEKFERNKPHLNVGTIGHVDHGKTTLTAALTKVCAEAFGGSARDFAQIDNAPEEKARGITINTSHVEYDSAIRHYAHVDCPGHADYVKNMITGAAQMDGAILVCSAADGPMPQTREHILLSRQVGVPYIVVFLNKADMVDDAELLELVEMEVRDLLSAYDFPGDDTPIVIGSALMALNGQDDNEMGVSAVRKLVETLDSYIPQPERAIDKPFLMPIEDVFSISGRGTVVTGRVERGIVKIQEEVEIVGIRDTTKTICTGVEMFRKLLDEGRAGENVGVLLRGTKRDDVERGQVLAKPGTIKPHTKFEGEVYILSKEEGGRHTPFFKGYRPQFYFRTTDVTGNCELPEGVEMVMPGDNIKMVVTLIAPIAMEDGLRFAIREGGRTVGAGVVAKIIE, translated from the coding sequence ATGGCTAAAGAAAAGTTTGAACGGAATAAGCCGCACCTCAACGTCGGCACCATTGGTCACGTTGACCATGGCAAAACGACTCTGACTGCTGCTCTGACCAAAGTCTGCGCCGAAGCCTTCGGTGGTTCCGCGCGTGACTTCGCCCAGATCGACAACGCTCCGGAAGAAAAGGCTCGTGGCATCACGATCAATACGTCCCACGTTGAATACGATTCGGCTATCCGCCACTACGCGCACGTTGACTGCCCGGGTCACGCTGACTATGTGAAAAACATGATCACTGGTGCCGCGCAGATGGATGGTGCGATCCTGGTTTGCTCCGCTGCTGACGGCCCGATGCCGCAGACTCGTGAGCACATCCTGCTGTCCCGTCAGGTGGGCGTTCCTTACATCGTGGTCTTCCTGAACAAGGCGGACATGGTGGACGACGCTGAGCTGCTGGAGCTGGTTGAGATGGAAGTGCGCGATCTGTTGAGCGCATACGACTTCCCGGGCGACGACACTCCGATCGTTATCGGTTCCGCGCTGATGGCGTTGAACGGCCAAGATGACAACGAAATGGGTGTTAGCGCAGTGCGTAAGCTGGTTGAGACTCTCGACAGCTACATTCCGCAGCCGGAGCGCGCAATCGACAAGCCATTCCTGATGCCAATCGAAGACGTGTTCTCCATCTCCGGCCGCGGTACGGTGGTAACCGGTCGTGTTGAGCGTGGCATCGTCAAGATTCAGGAAGAAGTGGAAATTGTTGGTATCCGTGATACCACCAAGACCATTTGCACTGGTGTTGAGATGTTCCGCAAGCTGCTGGACGAAGGTCGTGCCGGTGAGAACGTTGGCGTACTGCTGCGTGGCACCAAGCGTGATGATGTTGAGCGTGGTCAGGTCTTGGCCAAGCCGGGCACCATCAAGCCGCACACCAAGTTCGAAGGCGAAGTGTACATTCTGAGCAAGGAAGAGGGCGGTCGTCACACGCCGTTCTTCAAGGGCTACCGTCCGCAGTTCTACTTCCGTACGACTGACGTAACCGGTAACTGCGAACTGCCAGAAGGCGTTGAGATGGTCATGCCGGGCGACAACATCAAAATGGTTGTCACCCTGATTGCTCCGATCGCGATGGAAGACGGTCTGCGTTTCGCCATCCGTGAAGGTGGTCGTACCGTTGGCGCTGGTGTAGTTGCCAAAATCATCGAGTAA
- a CDS encoding SPOR domain-containing protein — MRWLFLLLLVLNLFYYVWHQQQAPLRAKEVAPLSLYQGARQDIRLLSESSEAQVRREQSGGAAAEVSEACLFLGGFEREDAAQVVGQRLLSLDIQSEVKAVDAPAGLDYWVYLAPLASREASLRQLKELQARKIDSYIITQGDLSNGISLGIFPRGESAESVMQRLREVGYEPMLRELPRAHRDFWVRIAPQSRRLADDSLLQTLAQDFNGLQHQLMPCESVATPR; from the coding sequence ATGCGCTGGCTATTTCTTCTGTTACTGGTACTCAACCTTTTCTATTACGTCTGGCATCAGCAGCAGGCTCCCTTACGTGCGAAGGAGGTGGCGCCCCTCTCTCTTTATCAAGGGGCGCGGCAGGATATTCGCTTGCTCAGCGAGTCGAGCGAGGCGCAGGTTCGTCGTGAGCAGTCGGGCGGAGCTGCGGCGGAGGTGTCCGAGGCCTGTCTCTTTCTTGGTGGGTTTGAGCGGGAGGATGCTGCTCAAGTGGTGGGGCAGCGTCTACTCAGTCTGGACATTCAATCTGAGGTAAAGGCCGTTGATGCGCCAGCAGGGCTGGACTATTGGGTGTATCTGGCACCTCTTGCCTCCCGGGAGGCTTCGCTGCGTCAGCTGAAAGAGTTGCAGGCGCGGAAAATCGACAGCTACATCATTACTCAGGGCGATTTGTCCAATGGCATCTCCCTGGGGATCTTCCCGCGCGGCGAGTCTGCTGAAAGTGTCATGCAGCGCCTGCGCGAGGTGGGCTATGAGCCAATGCTGCGAGAGTTGCCGCGTGCCCATCGTGATTTCTGGGTGCGCATTGCTCCTCAGAGCCGGCGACTTGCCGATGACTCGCTGCTGCAGACCTTGGCTCAGGACTTTAATGGGTTGCAGCATCAATTAATGCCTTGTGAAAGCGTTGCAACGCCCCGTTAG
- a CDS encoding pantothenate kinase, which yields MILELDCGNSFIKWRVIVGTGSGVLSGGVVDSAEQLLLELQLIPGLALQHCRLVSVRSDDETAQLMDLLAQRFGIASCRARSALVAAGVRNGYKDYDRLGLDRWLAILGAYHLAGGACLVLDLGTAVTSDFVAADGEHLGGFICPGVPLMRNQLRTHTRRIRYDDVAAEQALHALTPGRSTVEAVERGCSLMLRGFVHTQLELAKEYWGEDFQIFLTGGDAVLVKEVLPSARVMPDLIFIGLAIACPLS from the coding sequence ATGATTCTTGAACTCGACTGCGGTAATAGCTTTATTAAGTGGCGAGTGATCGTGGGTACCGGTTCGGGTGTGCTGTCTGGTGGTGTCGTTGACTCAGCTGAGCAGTTGCTTTTGGAGCTGCAGCTAATTCCTGGTCTTGCGTTGCAGCATTGTCGTCTCGTCAGTGTGCGAAGTGATGATGAAACGGCACAGCTCATGGATTTACTTGCGCAACGTTTTGGGATCGCTTCTTGCCGGGCGCGCTCTGCGCTGGTGGCCGCCGGAGTGCGCAACGGTTACAAAGACTATGATCGGCTTGGGTTAGATCGCTGGCTGGCGATATTGGGTGCTTACCATCTGGCTGGCGGGGCATGTCTGGTGCTGGACTTGGGGACGGCGGTTACTTCTGATTTCGTGGCGGCGGATGGCGAGCATTTGGGGGGGTTTATTTGTCCTGGAGTGCCGTTAATGCGCAATCAGTTGAGAACGCATACTCGACGAATTCGTTACGATGACGTCGCTGCGGAGCAGGCTCTTCATGCGTTGACGCCGGGTCGCTCGACTGTTGAGGCTGTGGAGCGCGGCTGTTCACTGATGCTGCGTGGGTTTGTGCATACGCAGCTTGAGCTGGCTAAAGAATACTGGGGAGAAGATTTCCAGATTTTTCTGACTGGAGGGGATGCTGTGCTGGTCAAGGAGGTTCTGCCTTCTGCCCGCGTGATGCCTGATCTGATCTTTATTGGCTTGGCGATTGCCTGTCCGCTGTCCTGA